The genomic DNA CCGAGTCTTGCCACCCGCAGTCCAACTAAGACCCATTGTGCCTGTCGACAACGATGACCTCGTGATTGATAAGATTGTGTCATCACTCCCCgatctttcttttctgctGTAGGGTTTCTGAACAAAATTATATACATACATTGTAGCTGGTTAGAAATTTGAGTACACGACTCGCAATATCAATTCAAAAGTCAAGAGCCCTATGAGGGGGGCCCCCAGtaaaacgactcgagcaaagcgagaggagtagcggggtctggggcgcagccccagccgccggaggcttGTCCAGTGGCATATAAATGTGAATGCTAGTTAAATTTATAAAAGTCTACCAACCCCACGGCACGTTGGGCAGGTCTCATCGCCGAAAAAGTCTGAGATCATGCCGCGACCTCTACAACGGCCACACAGAGTTCCGCCAATCGATGGGTCTCCAGGACGGACAACTCGAGGTGGTGGTTGACCTGGATAGTATGGAACGTAGCTGGTAGTGGGGCCCATGAACGGTGCGAGTGGGTTGAACATGGATGGCTGGCCGGAGTGGATGACTTGAACATTACGGCCTTGTCGGGCAAAACGCCCATAGCAGTCCTGACAGGTGAGTCCGTTCTTGAGTTTGATGCCTGTATTGTTGCATTTATAACAGTAATAGCCTGGTGGGTATGTGAATGGGAGATTTGGGTTctgaggaggaggatgaTTAGTGTTCGCATTGCCGggacgatgatgatatgCTTGATGTTGAGAAGTGGTGGGGCGGTTATGCGAATTATTGGTTTGTCCGTACGAGTGGTAATTTGAACCTGGAAATGCTGATGATTGTGGTCTTGGAGGTCGTGCTGGAGACGAAGAGGAGGCTGTAGTGGGTCGGGGAGGTCGagccggtggtggtgggtgCGGGGGAGGGTGGTAGGTTTGTGATTGAGGGTGACTGTTATTAACATGTGACTGATTATGAGCGTGGTTTTGAAAATTGTTGTTTGATGTCTGACTGTTGCCAGTGGCCATAGATATCTGGGCTTGGATATGGGGTGGAATATTGCTCATTCCGGCTACCGACATGCCGGGCTCGGCCTCGGGGGTGTATGGAGGAGGTTCTTCATCTGgatgttcttcttctggaggTAAGATATGATTAGAAGTTGAATTAGACTCGCTATTCCCAGATCCAATACTAGATCTGGAGTACGAGCCAGTCTCGGTTCTTGGAATAGATAATGTGCTGCtagcatcaccaccagtagTCGATGTATTTGGTCTGCTGGAGCCACCATTCGTATTGTATTGACTCAACCGACTGTCGCCATTTCTACTTGAACCACCAGTATTATTAGAGATAGGAACAGGCTTATGGCTTATAAATGGATTTGTACTCATTATAAAGCTAGCTGATTATGGTCCAGTAATGCCAAAAGCCGAGGTTCGTCTTGACGGGGTGTTTTACTGTGATGAAACCAAGTTCAACGATGGTGTCACTTTGAATATCTGTGAATCAAGTATCCAGGTAAGATGTGTAGGGGTTATTGTCAATTTAAGTCGGGTTGATTATTTGATTACTAGCGCTTATCACCTCATCATTGTTCGACATGGCAGTGCCCTGCATAATGTGATCACCATAGCCACCGACCCTTGCCCATATCAAGGGTATTAAATCTGGGGTATTTTGATATCATAACTTCTTATAATTGTGTAACAAATGGATTGGATGAGACtgcaatttttttttgttattctGTGTTAGTTTATTTGAATATTAGTTGTACCAGTTACTGACTAAAGCGGGAACCCATTAGTCCGACGTGTCTGATGAGTAATTTGATTGTGGATAATATAACACACAGCCCTTATCTACTATCGCTCATTCTATGAAATAATTaaactaataaataaataaaagaaaataagaaaaaataagaagGCCAGCTGGTgagaataaaatagaaagTAACTAAGCGGAACCGAATAACAAGTCCATTCTACTGTAACTGCACCTATATGAATATAATGTCTCAAGGCTGATGAGGAGAAAAGAGAAGACGACAGCATAAATCGGCGAGGTCAAACATCCGGAAAGCTGATAAATAGCTTATTACTTCCGCTTTTAAAGCCTACTAAAGATAGAGGCGGATAATAAGTTTAACGGGTACGGATAAATATTATTCCATGAGTCGCCGCCTAAATACAAACaaggtttttttttttgcattataATATATGAGCGCGAAAAAAATCTCGTATATCGGCTTATATTTGCCGATATCTATCTGGCCGATCTATAATTCAGGGTAAAAAGATGTCTTAGATTCAGACCGAAAGtgtgtcaaaaaaaaaaacccaacATCTAATATGAATAGCGCTATACAGAACGTCACGAATGTGGACGCCATTCACAGGAgcttatttattgcttTTATCTTGATCCATTAGGCGATAGGCACTGCCTATAAGAACTGAATAAACAGACTATCTGTTATGGTATAGGCCAAAGATCGAATGGTTTAGCAACGTTCAATTCTATAGACACACTAACACAGACTTGCTCACAAACATTGTCCTTAGGACcggttttgtttgttttctttagaGAACTAGCCCATGAGCAAATAAATTCGTCTCACGTGTCCCGCAAGTTAATCGCTGCGATTTAGGAATAGTTTCAGTCCAGTCCCCGCAAATGCGATCCAAAAGTTACACTAACAGATCTCACCCAACAGATGATATCCTGGGCAAGACTGGGTTTTATCAGGTTAAATCTCCTGCCAATCAATGCCCAAAAACATGGTTGATTCATGACAATTATTGCCAGGAAAGATATTATAAACGAGCCAGTTTCAAATCCACAAACCTTTGGCGGTCGGttagagaagaaaatgggtTATCATCAGATTGAAAGAGGGGTCAAGTTGGCGGTCCCGACTGGGTTAGATATATGCAAAGATCTCAATTTGCCGTTCTGATTGCGATCGCCGGGCTTTACCGGATTCTATCGACATGATTCGAAAGGTCAGAGTACCAGAGGAGGCTCCAAAAACAGATCGCTCAACAGAATTTGGTTTTTTAAATCCTTGACAAACTCTTTTGGCGATATCAATGAGACGGGTAGCCACGGATGGGCTTATCAATACGAGCCTTCATGGCCAAGTGGTAAGGCGCCTCACTAGTAATGAGGAGATCATCAGTTCGAGTCTGGTTGAAGGCATAGATTGCCAATCAAGATTGATCTATCAACTTGATTctacattttttttatttgtttttatctattttcatttatttttatgttTATTTGTAAGAAGAGCTTGCTTTTTGCACTTGTATTCGCTTCACTCACCAACTGCACTAACTACGTAGTTGACTACGTAAGACGCTCTAGTTGAAGTTTAATTATATGTGCTCTAGCTGAAACAGCGGCTATCAAGCTAACTATTCAAAGTAATGAACGAAACTTTAACAACTATTTAGTGCTAGATCGACGCAATTAAACACTTTGGCACTTGCATTTGACTCCCGCCCTGCCGCCATCATATTCCTGATCTGATTACAGTTATTTGCACGCAAAAATTAACATTTGGGTTTAAGCACCTTAACAAGCTTCGGAAAAATGGGTTTAGAAACCCGAGTTGATTTTGCTCCGCAGTTTAATGGTGCCGTTCGTGCTTATTAAAGCGATGACCTTTTTACATAAGATGTACACGGCAACCTTAATTTTAAAGTTATGTTACTTCGTGGTGAATTGCCTGTCAAGTAGTATCTGACATGTTCGGTCCCGAGTTAGCACTGAACACTGGTCCGAGTATTTCGTATCCACTGAGACTTTGAACAGGGGGGGGTCAATTGTCCTTCCTTTCGCAGTTACGAcatgaaaaatattgttgGGTAATTGacggcagctgctgccgcaGCATGCTTTGTAGGGATTATCCATATTGTAAATATTTAACGGTGGCGTGATATTCTAATTGTAGCAGTCCAATTTAATCGGCATCCGACATCGGGTTATCTGGACAGACGACAAAATTACAGAAAATGCCCCCACGTCGATGGGGGCTCGATAAGCTCTACGAAACCGGCCCCCACGGCAATCATGGATATAAGATTATCCCTACAACCGACAACCATAACCTTTTGCAGTAGCACTGAGCAACAAGACAAGGAGTAACCGGTGATCTTTTCGTATTTCTGAAATGGTTAACATATTctctttttgttggttcCGCCTTTCATTGCTACTCCTTGGTGGGTGCTTGAGctcattaatattatttagatAATACTCCCAAACCAGCTTTCAACTCAACTTGGCAGCTCACTTATCAATCATAAAAATCAAAGACGAGTAACAAACGAATCATAGATTAATCATAATTTATCATAGATAAATCATAGATGAATCATAGATAAATCATAGATAAATCATAGATAAAAATCTGTCCAAATCGTAGATTCACAAGGGGTCCCAATTATTACTTACCCTGCCGACATAAAGCTTTCTTTTTACTTACTTCCAACGGCGATGCAATGCACGGCAGTCTGCCCACCAAATTAAGTTGTAATATGTACAGAGGACGAGGCGCTATGTGCTTAAATTGGTGTCGACGGTTGACAAGATGGTGACAAATGTCTTACCTCTCGATTCAGATCAAAACCTGGGCTCATGACAAATAAAGGCTTGAAAATGGAATTCAATGGCATAAACACAGATCAAGACAGAAAATATCGAGAAAATTGGTTGAAGGCCAGGTTAAAATGCAAACTAGCTGCTGGGACTATAAATATTAACCGCGGCACACCCATGTGCAAAGTGCATAGATCGCTTCGATTGCGTCTCTGCTCTGCAAATCTTTCACTTAATACTCCACTCTAATATCGGGGTCTTGATGCTTTTATATTACGCGAGTTTTAACCTCACCCAAACCATGGAGTCGAGTCTTAGAAACCATTATATAGAGgtctgaaaaagaaaacaagttCTCTGGAAGTTCGACTGATAGACAGCACTTACCAAATATGGCCAAATAGGAAggtgaaaagaaaattccGACCCAGATCATACACACCTATGTGGAGAACGTGGAAAGTGAATGTGGAAGTGAATTGGATAGTGGTGGCTCAAAACATTTTAGATATGTGGCTGAATCTTTACGAATATCCATTTCAAGGTGTGAGAAAGCCTATCATATATTGAATTTCAAGCTTTCGGCTGAACCGGTTTAACCGATCGAGCAGATCCTTCTTCTGAAATTTTGaatttaattattttgaacAAGAGAATTTGCCCAGTCAGCATCACGGCCACAATTAACCTTGACCACActattgagaagaaaatactTGATTTCCTAGATATCAAACATCAAACGCCCAATTGGGAGTTACCGCTAGCCTTCTTATCATGATTGCGTGATTAGGCTTAGCCTGACAATGAAGCTGACACAGGCGCCGATTACATTGCTGCAAATGTTCTCAATAGAATTCACATCCAAAAGCTTATGCCCATTATACTCAGCTTGGGTCTTGGCCAGTCTGCGTGGGACGGAATGGATGCATGCACTGCATATAAAGTTTCAATCGGGAGCCAATGCTTCTGTGACCCGATGCTCTTACCCGTGTTGAAACTGGATACTAAATACCCCCAAAGCCTTGTCGTAGCGCTGTCCatagataataatattatattacaAAGGACCAGTTAAGGCTCCAGTCCTATGGAAGTGATCCAACATAATTTCTCGGCTGACTTCTAGCCGGCGGGCTTTAGCATGTGATAGTGGCCATGACCAACAAATTGATGCCGTCTCTAAGACGCCTGGTGCCTGATACCATATACCGTTTGTTGGGAATAAGCATCTGGTGGTAGCGGTTATTATGCATTGGGGGAGAGAGAGAACTTGAGTTCAAGGGGCACCCAGCGCTGATACAATTCTGTTCGGGAAACTGTTCAACTGAGTACTATTGTTGAATCCTGTAACTGGTTTCTTTCTGTCCGAGTAAGCCGaatacttcttctttcttcaagttGCCCTGATATCAATTGACCAAAATAGAAACCATAAACACTGGGCCTTTGTTGACTGTGATGGGTCTGCAGGTACAAGCTCTTGAGTGTTGAGTCCAGGCCTTGAGTCCAGGCCCAGCTTGCTTCGAATTCACTCCAAGCTCTAAGCGAAGAAGACTTGTAACCCAACTGATCACCGGTTCTCGGGTAATTGATCAATCTGACTACTAGAATGAATTAGTTTAAGTACCAATTGCATTTAGAGTTGAGGGATGACTTAGTCTGTGAATTTGGTCAATGCCACCATGGGGACATGATCGGGCTGCTCAACGTCTAACCCGCATCCAAATTAGAGTTAGAATTTGGCACGCAGGAGCATAACGAACACAACAACGCGAGATAATCACAGGCTGTTTACACTGTGTCTAATGCTTGTCTGAATAAATGTCTCATCCAACTTGGTAATCAATTTTACAGCATCTATATCTAGTTACCAATAGCCAGTTTTATTTCTTCCATCCTGTAGCCCATCCGCTTTCTTCTGCATTTTGCATATTATGTTTaaccgctgctgctgctgcgacCGGTTATAGTTAGAAATGAGCGACGCTATAGATCAACGGTCAATCTGAGAGCCCATATTGCTCCAATTCCATAGAAAACGATCTAGTTCCCTTTATCTTAGCATCCATAGATCCTGTCCCCAACTATAAGGTTAAATATAGATTCCGCAAGCTGGTTTGCTTACTGATGTGGAGAAGGTTCAATGTTGATAACCTTTGCTGCATATCAGCTTGCTGGTATTCTCTCGGCACTATGTTTACAGGTTTCAAATTCTAATATAGCGACGGTTAAATCAGCACAGTCAACTATCTGAGGGGAAAGCAATCTTGGTCAATTAAGAAGGGATACTAATCaagtaaacaaaaaaaaaaaaaaacaccgCCAAACTCTATGATTAAATAATGTCACTTTCTGTTTCGATATTATATAACGTAGCGCCGTTCTGTATAAATGAAATCAGTTTTAGTACTGAAATTTGCCCAGAAAAACGTGCTTGATTTCCTAAATTTTCGATAGCTTGAAATAATTCAATATCTGTTTTGTCACAGCAATTAGTTCAGCTCGCTCTTTACATCTGGTCTCTCAATTCTGCTGAGTTTGTTTGAAATACCTATCAAATACCTTGAATAATAGACACTTCTAGATTAAGTTACCGATACAGAGCTAGCTGACAAGTATCACGATTGCTAG from Sugiyamaella lignohabitans strain CBS 10342 chromosome D, complete sequence includes the following:
- the HUA1 gene encoding Hua1p (Cytoplasmic protein containing a zinc finger domain; sequence similarity to that of Type I J-proteins; computational analysis of large-scale protein-protein interaction data suggests a possible role in actin patch assembly; GO_component: GO:0005737 - cytoplasm [Evidence IEA,IEA]; GO_component: GO:0005737 - cytoplasm [Evidence IDA] [PMID 11489916]; GO_component: GO:0005737 - cytoplasm [Evidence IDA] [PMID 11914276]; GO_function: GO:0003674 - molecular_function [Evidence ND]; GO_process: GO:0008150 - biological_process [Evidence ND]), with the protein product MSTNPFISHKPVPISNNTGGSSRNGDSRLSQYNTNGGSSRPNTSTTGGDASSTLSIPRTETGSYSRSSIGSGNSESNSTSNHILPPEEEHPDEEPPPYTPEAEPGMSVAGMSNIPPHIQAQISMATGNSQTSNNNFQNHAHNQSHVNNSHPQSQTYHPPPHPPPPARPPRPTTASSSSPARPPRPQSSAFPGSNYHSYGQTNNSHNRPTTSQHQAYHHRPGNANTNHPPPQNPNLPFTYPPGYYCYKCNNTGIKLKNGLTCQDCYGRFARQGRNVQVIHSGQPSMFNPLAPFMGPTTSYVPYYPGQPPPRVVRPGDPSIGGTLCGRCRGRGMISDFFGDETCPTCRGVGRLL